The genome window GACGATCTGCTTAATCGAACCTATTTAACATAAAATCTCTTATTCGCAATTTTAAAAACTAGAATTTTCCACCAATTCACCATCCATTTAACATAATGGTGGTTATACGAAATGCAATTTAAAAAACATATGCATATCAATTAATTATGTTATAAATAGACAAGGCGCAAAACCTAAAAAACCGACTTGGAAACAAGTCGGTTTTTTTATGAGCGGTTTTGATACTTCTTGCCAATAAAATTGTTTAAAAAATAGTCAATTTTGAGGTTTTTCAAATTTTATCAATGCCTCAATGTCCAAAATTATCCACATTTTTTGTGGATAAAATTTAGGCTATTTTGTACGCTTTGGCTCACATGAAACTCGGCCCTTTGCGGCTGTCCAGGATAGGTGAATTTTCCTATGATGAAGTCATAGAGAACAGGATGTTCCAAACAACAAGAATAAGAAAGATCGCACCAGGAGCGTGAGGTAAGACAGGAGTCATACCTAGCAACCCAATATGAGAAACCCCAGCAGGATGCTGGGGTTTTTTATTGTTTATCCTTTCTCATTTGCAAAAACAAGCATAATGCCCTTAAAATATAGACTATAATCTATATTTTGGTTGTGGTATGTGGACAGTCATTACGACAGATCTATTTAATCAGTGGCTTGAACAGCAAGATGAATCGACACAAGAGAAGGTCCTAGCTGCCCTGGTTGTTCTACAGCAGCAGGGACCGAGTTTAGGCCGTCCTTTAGTAGATACTGTGTATGAGTCTAAATTTACCAATATGAAAGAACTGCGTGTTCAACATCGCGGTAGACCCTTAAGAGCTTTTTTCGCATTTGATCCCTTACGACAGGCTATTGTTCTATGTATTGCTGATAAAGGCGGTAAAAAGCGTTTTTATAAAGACATGCTGGATATTGCAGATGAACAATACCAACTTCATCTCACCACCCTAGGAGATAAATCTAATGGCTAAGACTCTGCAAGAATTGTTAGCTAGCCGCTCTCCAGAGAGCCAAGCCCGTATTCAAAAAATGGCAGATGAATTACTGCTAGAAAATCAGCTTCATCTTATTCGTGAAGAACTCGAAATTTCTCAAAAAGAGCTTGCTGAAACTTTGGGAATAAAACAGCCATCGCTTTCAGCAATAGAAAATCGTGGCAATGATCTTAAGATTTCAACCATGAAAAAGTATGTTGAGGCAATGGGTGGGAAGCTCCGTATTGATGTAGAGCTTCCAACAGGAAAACATATAGGATTCAACGTTTAACAATAAAAATGGGAGCTATAGGCTCCCATTTTTAGATTCGTATAACGTGTATTATGTTAATTTTAGGAAAACTTCATTTCCCTATTTTTTTTACATTTCTTATATAAATTTTCAAATCACAGTCTAGTGACCAAATAAATATATCGGCACGAGGATGAAGTTCACATAACATTTCAAACTCTTTAATAATTGTTAAATCACCTAAACTAGTACCCTCTGTAGTTTTCTGTGGTGATTTATTTCTTCCAGCATGATCAGGAAATAAAGCTATCCATTCTCGAAGCTGTTCATTTGAAAATATACTAGAAAAGATAAAAGGAGCTTCATTTGCATAACTTTTCTCTAAAAGCTCATAAAAATCTTGTGCTACTTGCCGTCTAGTATTCCCATCACCATTTTGAGCGATATGATTACCAGTTTCAATAATTGTAGCTACTGGGATAATAAATTCACAACCTAACTTAGTGTAAGTTTCAAATGATTCGAATACTTCTTCTCTATCTGAGTTCTTTGAAGGTACATCTAAAATATTTAGGAAAACACTTGTATCAATTAAACAAATATTATTCACGATGTTTACCTTTCATCGACTCTAACCAACTCAAAGCTATAGTTCGTTTATCTTCACTAGATAAAGGATTCTTAACGAATCTATCAACTATACCTTTTGTAACTAGATCACCTAATGGTCCTTGGGATACAAGACCAACATAATCATCAAGTTCAGATAATCTTGTTAAACAGCTATGACCTTTTTCTTTATCTCTATAAGCAAAAGACACGTACTCTAAAGCTTCATTAGGCACTCCATCCATCAGAGCTGGATTGTGAGTTGTAATCAATAACTTTATTTTATTATCCCTAGCATATTCATATATCTGATTTAAAAGTATTTTTGCTTTATTTGGATGTATACCATTATCTAATTCTTCAAATACTAAAAGAGAACCTGGTTTAGCTGTCATCAGTGCAGCAGCAATAGCAAGAACCCGCACAGTACCATCTGACAGTAACTCTATTGACCATTTCTTAGATGAATTCTCATCACCAAAACTTTCTTCGA of Acinetobacter sp. 10FS3-1 contains these proteins:
- a CDS encoding type II toxin-antitoxin system RelE/ParE family toxin, whose translation is MWTVITTDLFNQWLEQQDESTQEKVLAALVVLQQQGPSLGRPLVDTVYESKFTNMKELRVQHRGRPLRAFFAFDPLRQAIVLCIADKGGKKRFYKDMLDIADEQYQLHLTTLGDKSNG
- a CDS encoding helix-turn-helix domain-containing protein, whose protein sequence is MAKTLQELLASRSPESQARIQKMADELLLENQLHLIREELEISQKELAETLGIKQPSLSAIENRGNDLKISTMKKYVEAMGGKLRIDVELPTGKHIGFNV